A window from Ictalurus furcatus strain D&B chromosome 16, Billie_1.0, whole genome shotgun sequence encodes these proteins:
- the LOC128620778 gene encoding kinesin-like protein KIF2A, whose amino-acid sequence MAAIFGKILIGIYVEIKRSDGRIHQAMVTSLNEDNDSVTVEWIENGDTKGKEIDLESIFALNPDLAPDEEIAQSPETPPPPVSSSVKVNKIPTNKNRRTVAPPKNEAPARDNRVIGTTRARPSQQMEQAPSAPAPPPIQHQTLQQQQNARRKSNCVKEVEKLQEKRERRRLQQQELREKRAQEIDTTTPNYEIMCMIRDFRASLDYRPLTTADLIEEHRICVCVRARPLNKKEMSLKDLDVITIPSKDVVMVHEPKQKVDLTRYLENQTFRFDYAFDDTATNEMVYRFTARPLVETIFERGMATCFAYGQTGSGKTHTMGGDFSGKNQDCSKGIYALAARDVFLMLKKPNYKKLDLQIYSTFFEIYSGKVFDLLNRKAKLRVLEDGKQQVQVVGLQEREVHCTEDVLKLIEMGNSCRTSGQTSANAHSSRSHAVFQIILRRRGKMHGKFSLIDLAGNERGADTSSADRQTRLEGAEINKSLLALKECIRALGRNKPHTPFRASKLTQVLRDSFIGENSRTCMIATISPGMASCENTLNTLRYANRVKEFGISPSDIPFSQGGSGRSELSPTYEYDDFAPSPSRVKELTVDPGAVMESRTGGHPISQLDVLEPQWGVGSSPQRDDLKLLCEQNEEEVSPQLFTFHEAVSQLVEMEEQVLEDHRAVFQESIRWLEDEKVLIEMTEEVDYDVDSYATQLEQILDQKIEILTELRDKVKAFRSALQEEEQASKQINPKRPRAL is encoded by the exons ATGGCGGCTATATTTGGGAAGATCCTCATCGGCATCTACGTGGAAATCAAAAGAAGCGACG GACGAATACACCAGGCCATGGTCACGTCGCTTAATGAAGACAATGATAGCGTCACTGTGGAATGGATTGAAAATGGCGACACAAAAGGGAAAGAG ATTGACCTGGAGAGCATTTTTGCACTAAATCCCGACCTTGCGCCCGATGAAGAGATCGCACAAAGTCCAGAGACCCCGCCTCCTCCTGTGTCAAGTTCTGTTAAAGTGAACAAGATCCCCACAAATAAG AATCGCCGCACGGTAGCACCACCTAAGAATGAAGCACCTGCGAGGGATAACCGAG TCATAGGTACGACGAGAGCGCGGCCCAGCCAGCAGATGGAACAAGCTCCTAGTGCTCCAGCTCCTCCTCCCATCCAGCACCAGacactgcagcagcagcagaatg CTCGCAGGAAGTCAAACTGTGTGAAGGAGGTGGAGAAACTGCAggagaagagggagaggaggcGCCTGCAGCAGCAGGAGCTCAGGGAGAAGAGAGCACAG GAAATAGATACAACAACACCTAATTATGAAATTATGTGCATGATCCGGGACTTCAGAGCCAGTCTGGACTACAGGCCACTGACTACTGCTGATCTG ATTGAGGAGCacaggatatgtgtgtgtgtcagagcacGGCCACTGAACAAAAAAG AGATGAGCTTGAAGGACTTGGACGTCATCACCATCCCCAGTAAGGACGTGGTCATGGTCCACGAACCCAAACAGAAAGTGGACTTAACGAGATACCTGGAGAACCAGACCTTTCGCTTTGATTATGCCTTCGATGATACTGCCACGAACGAAATGGTTTACAG GTTTACCGCCCGGCCGCTTGTGGAGACCATATTTGAGAGGGGGATGGCTACGTGCTTTGCATACGGACAAACGGGAAGCGGTAAAACTCAT ACCATGGGTGGGGATTTTTCTGGGAAAAATCAGGATTGCTCTAAAGGGATCTACGCACTGGCAG CACGGGACGTTTTTCTAATGCTAAAGAAGCCAAACTACAAGAAGTTAGATCTCCAAATTTACTCCACCTTCTTTGAAATTTACAGTGGAAAG gtgtttgACCTGCTGAACAGGAAGGCGAAGCTGCGAGTTCTGGAGGACGGCAAGCAGCAGGTGCAGGTTGTAGGACTGCAGGAACGAGAGGTTCATTGCACTGAGGACGTCCTGAAACTCATAGAAATGGGCAACAGCTGCAG GACGTCCGGACAGACCTCAGCCAACGCACACTCCTCTCGCAGCCATGCCGTTTTCCAGATCATTCTGCGGAGGAGAGGCAAAATGCACGGCAAATTCTCCCTCATAGACTTGGCGGGCAACGAGCGAGGGGCGGACACGTCCAGCGCCGACCGCCAGACTCGCCTCGAAGGGGCCGAGATCAATAAAAGTTTACTGGCTCTAAAG GAGTGCATCAGAGCCTTGGGTCGCAACAAGCCTCACACTCCGTTCCGAGCCAGTAAGCTCACGCAGGTTCTGCGAGACTCCTTTATTGGCGAGAACTCCCGAACGTGCATG ATTGCCACCATCTCTCCTGGCATGGCTTCTTGTGAAAACACCTTAAATACGCTGAGATACGCCAACAG AGTGAAGGAGTTTGGGATAAGCCCCTCAGACATCCCCTTCTCTCAGGGGGGAAGCGGCCGCTCCGAACTCTCTCCTACCTACGAGTACGATGACTTTGCTCCCTCACCCAGCAG agtaaaGGAGCTGACTGTCGACCCGGGTGCAGTGATGGAAAGCAGAACAGGAGGCCATCCGATCAGCCAGCTGGACGTGTTGGAGCCGCAGTGGGGAGTGGGCAGCTCTCCTCAGAGAGACGATCTTAAACTGCTATGTGAACAGAat gaGGAGGAGGTCTCTCCTCAGCTTTTCACCTTCCATGAGGCCGTGTCTCAGCTGGTGGAGATGGAGGAGCAGGTTCTGGAGGACCACAGAGCTGTGTTTCAG GAGTCTATACGCTGGCTGGAAGATGAGAAGGTCCTTatagagatgactgaggaagtgGATTATGACGTGGACTCGTACGCAACACAGCTGGAGCAAATTTTGGATCAAAAGATTGAAATCTTAACAGAGCTCAGAG ATAAAGTGAAGGCGTTCAGGTCTGCTCTTCAGGAGGAGGAGCAAGCCAGTAAGCAAATCAACCCCAAACGGCCACGAGCCCTCTAA